In one Fusarium falciforme chromosome 5, complete sequence genomic region, the following are encoded:
- a CDS encoding Geranylgeranyl transferase type-2 subunit alpha, with the protein MSSHGVARTARTRTEEQRQQDQEKIQKYRALEDQIRQQIADGNYGPETFQLTSKLLRLNPEYYTIWNARRRCLISGLLSRPSAGSSPLKASQNSLATGTRSASSADSSPSSSTETPQPPSPQTAGRSGTTPDDAAGGKDAEIVRAELGFTVPLLMEFPKCYWIWNYRLWILDQATERFDKPVARRIWEEELGLVSKMLTKDRRNFHAWGYRRHVVAQLESSVLSGKSLAEPEFEYTTKKIHEDLSNFSAWHNRSQIIARLLDERKADDETRKEFLDKELDLVRGALNVGPEDQSLWYYHQFLVLNLADPAGSRQIAPSLTVDQRKSYIDREVTDIKDLLEDYDDIKWIYEALIEYAVALNQLTGQSPESEYKNDVASWLAKLRELDPMRNGRWADLEKQLGLS; encoded by the exons ATGTCCAGC CACGGCGTAGCCCGCACCGCGCGGACCCGAACCGAAGAGCAGCGCCAGCAGGATCAAGAAAAGATCCAAAAGTACCGGGCTCTCGAGGACCAAATCCGCCAGCAG ATCGCCGACGGCAACTACGGCCCCGAGACGTTCCAGCTCACCTCGAAGCTCCTCCGCCTCAACCCAGAGTACTACACGATATGGAACGCCCGCAGGCGCTGTCTAATCTCTGGCTTATTGTCCAGACCCTCGGCTGGATCGTCGCCCTTGAAGGCGTCGCAGAATTCTTTAGCGACCGGCACTCGTTCAGCCTCTTCCGCCGATtcgtcgccctcgtcctcgacagAGACCCCGCAACCCCCCAGCCCCCAGACAGCTGGGAGGAGTGGTACAACACCTGACGACGCCGCCGGCGGCAAGGATGCCGAGATTGTGCGCGCCGAGCTGGGCTTCACCGTGCCTCTGCTCATGGAGTTTCCAAAGTGCTACTGGATATGGAACTACAGGCTGTGGATTCTGGACCAGGCAACAGAGAGGTTCGACAAGCCTGTGGCTCGGCGCatctgggaggaggagctcggcctcgtcaGTAAGATGCTGACCAAGGACCGACGCAACTTTCACGCCTGGGGCTACCGTCGCCATGTTGTTGCGCAACTCGAGAGCTCCGTCTTGAGCGGAAAGAGTCTGGCTGAGCCCGAGTTCGAGTACACGACCAAAAAGATACACGAGGATCTCTCCAACTTTTCGGCGTGGCATAACCGCAGCCAGATCATTGCGAGACTCCTCGATGAGCGCAAAGCAGACGATGAAACTCGCAAAGAGTTCCTGGATAAAG AACTCGATCTTGTTCGCGGTGCGCTCAACGTAGGACCCGAAGACCAATCCCTCTGGTACTACCACCAATTCCTAGTATTGAACCTGGCCGACCCCGCCGGAAGCCGTCAGATAGCCCCAAGCCTGACGGTGGACCAGCGCAAATCGTACATCGACCGTGAAGTGACCGACATCAAGGATCTACTAGAGGACTACGACGACATCAAGTGGATCTATGAGGCACTAATTGAATACGCAGTCGCCCTGAATCAACTAACTGGCCAGTCGCCGGAATCAGAATATAAAAACGACGTAGCGTCTTGGTTAGCAAAGCTCAGAGAACTAGACCCTATGCGAAACGGAAGATGGGCGGATTTGGAGAAGCAGCTTGGTCTCTCGTAG
- a CDS encoding Chitinase codes for MSTMFTLLFRSLAIIAVLQATLGFARPIATSSRATAVSNGYANSVYFVNWGIYQRNFQPKDLQASQISHVLYSFMNVKADGTVYTGDSYADLEKHYEGDSWDEQGTNAYGCIKQLYLLKKANRQLKVMLSIGGWSWSTNFPAAASTPEGRTTFAQSAVTLMKNWGFDGIDVDWEYPKDETESANFDLLLQAVRDELDSYAQKHAPGHHFQLSIAAPAGATNYEKLHLDKIGQVVDHVNLMAYDYAGSWDTTSGHSANLYANSAIAKATPFNTDDAVKAYIKGGVPAEKLVLGMPIYGRSFESTTGIGESYTGIGQGSWEQGVWDYKVLPKSGAELKFDETAQAAYSYDANTQELITFDTPQVVQNKVSYLQKLGLGGSMFWEASGDKTGDDSLIGTSFKSLGSLDKTENWLQYPDSKYANIASGCQS; via the exons ATGTCGACCATGTTCACTCTTTTGTTCAGATCGCTAGCGATCATTGCTGTGCTTCAAGCCACCCTGGGTTTCGCGAGACCTATTGCTACCTCATCCCGTGCCACTGCTGTTTCCAATGGCTATGCCAACTCCGTCTACTTTGTGAACTG GGGCATCTACCAGCGAAACTTCCAGCCCAAGGACCTCCAGGCTTCCCAGATCTCCCATGTGCTCTACTCCTTTATGAACGTCAAGGCCGACGGAACTGT TTACACCGGAGACAGCTACGCCGACCTTGAGAAGCACTATGAGGGCGACT CCTGGGACGAGCAGGGCACTAATGCCTATGGATGTATCAAGCAACTCTACCtcttgaagaaggccaacCGCCAGCTCAAGGTCATGCTCTCTATTGGTGGATGGTCCTGGTCTACCAACTTCCCTGCTGCCGCTAGCACCCCTGAGGGCCGTACCACATTCGCTCAGTCCGCCGTGACTCTGATGAAGAACTGGGGCTTTGACGGTATCGATGTCGACTGGGAGTACCCTAAGGACGAGACGGAATCTGCCAACTTTGATCTCCTTCTCCAGGCCGTCCGTGACGAACTCGACTCTTATGCTCAGAAGCATGCTCCTGGCCATCACTTCCAGTTGTCCATCGCTGCCCCTGCTGGCGCTACCAACTACGAGAAGCTTCACCTCGACAAGATTGGCCAAGTCGTCGACCACGTTAACCTGATGGCCTACGATTACGCTGGCTCTTGGGACACCACCAGCGGCCACAGCGCCAACCTGTACGCCAACTCTGCAATTGCCAAGGCCACCCCCTTCAACACGgatgatgctgtcaaggcttACATCAAGGGTGGTGTCCCCGCGGAGAAGCTCGTCCTCGGCATGCCCATCTATGGCCGCTCGTTCGAGAGCACCACTGGCATCGGCGAGTCCTACACCGGCATTGGCCAGGGCAGCTGGGAGCAGGGTGTCTGGGACTACAAGGTGCTCCCCAAGTCTGGAGCCGAGCTCAAGTTCGACGAGACTGCCCAAGCCGCTTACAGCTACGACGCCAACACCCAGGAGCTCATCACCTTTGACACGCCCCAGGTTGTCCAGAACAAGGTTTCTTACCTGCAGAAGCTCGGCCTCGGTGGCAGCATGTTCTGGGAGGCTTCCGGCGACAAGACGGGCGACGACTCGCTTATCGGCACCAGCTTCAAGTCTCTGGGATCTCTGGACAAGACGGAGAACTGGCTCCAGTACCCAGATTCCAAGTACGCCAACATTGCCTCTGGGTGCCAGAGCTAG
- a CDS encoding T-SNARE coiled-coil-like proteiny domain-containing protein gives MSSANQLFLLSDHVKLSLLERQRAKSLNIEGDSQDGHISRSLDQFRDGLAALREEEERLSEAGDATGASDLSESISTLQKQFDDLTTQFQGQPSSTAAATVSHPNSEELADDFAHAASTSPNSRKSKTVRFTDTPSSPSAELFGPYRDDPSDSAGYQDQAAEMSNQQIHEYHNQILEQQDEQLDRLGESIGRQRELSMQIGDELDSHVAMLDEVEGVTDRHQSRLDRASRTLGKVARGASENKQMTTIVVLIIILVLLIAILK, from the exons ATGTCGAGCGCAAATCAGctctttctcctctcggACCACGTCAAGCTCTCGCTGCTTGAGAGGCAGCGCGCAAAGAGTCTCAACATCGAAGGCGACTCCCAGGATGGACATATTTCCCGCTCTCTTGATCAGTTCCGCGACGGCCTGGCCGCTCtccgcgaggaggaggagcggcTGAGTGAAGCCGGCGATGCGAC CGGCGCCTCAGACCTCTCAGAGTCCATCTCAACACTCCAGAAGCAGTTCGACGACCTCACGACCCAGTTCCAAGGCCAACCCTCGTCCACGGCCGCCGCGACCGTTTCGCACCCCAACTCGGAGGAGCTCGCCGATGACTTTGCCCACGCGGCCTCGACGTCGCCCAACTCGCGCAAGTCCAAGACGGTCCGCTTCACCGACacgccctcctccccctccgcCGAGCTCTTTGGTCCCTACCGCGATGACCCCTCCGACTCGGCCGGTTACCAGGACCAGGCGGCGGAGATGAGCAATCAGCAGATCCACGAGTATCACAACCAGATCCTCGAGCAGCAGGATGAGCAGCTCGACCGTCTTGGCGAGTCTATCGGCCGCCAGCGAGAGCTCAGCATGCAGATTGGAGATGAGCTTGACAGTCACGTTGCCATGCTCGATGAGGTCGAAGGCGTCACGGACCGACACCAGAGTCGTCTGGATCGCGCGAGCCGGACCCTCGGCAAGGTGGCTCGCGGGGCGAGCGAGAATAAGCAGATGACGACCATTGtggtcctcatcatcatcctcgtgcTCCTCATTGCCATCTTGAAAtag
- a CDS encoding SWIB/MDM2 domain-containing protein, whose amino-acid sequence MQPQYRAYAQQVPQRSPHATNQRRGGIGPMMSSGPHPSVPLTQAQIAQQQQAQAHASELAKRRSRKPTDKNMPEGVEDSIIDPTGVQRYKELRDVERRLDATITRKRLDIVDYTSRGSKRCKTLRVWISNTVEDQIWQSNGLNVDSFDFTPNMEASYRVKIEGRLLDDETTEDGQAEAEGDTSAEDKTEQEGADSAAQKAKSQQKPRFSHFFKSLTVDFDRSQFRNGAEQTVEWKKPDAPPRNQPAASLPAAADFDELTFKRNGDENMNITINLFRQETPERYQLSPELAEVVDMKEATQQEAVMGLWEYIKLLGLQEDEEKRNFRCDEPLKKIVRQGDIGHIPMLNDYVTQHLRPLEPIRLPYTIRVDQDFHKDPQPTIYDIQVPVEDPLRDSLLPLLNNPQYVTMLKEVTGLDDQLARVVQAVAVSKAKHTFFQSLSEDPANFVKNWLSSQKRDLEVIMGEAPRGGGEHASGDEWRKGGKDSVWATQNARESVNVLLSKQR is encoded by the exons ATGCAGCCTCAATATCGCGCTTATGCGCAGCAGGTTCCGCAGAGATCGCCTCATGCGACGAATCAGCGGCGAGGTGGAATTG gcCCCATGATGTCGTCAGGGCCTCACCCTTCGGTTCCCCTGACTCAGGCCCAGATcgcccagcagcaacaggctCAGGCGCACGCCAGCGAACTTGCCAAGCGACGGAGCCGCAAGCCTACTGACAAGAACATGCCTGAGGGTGTGGAAGACAGCATTATCGACCCGACCGGAGTCCAGCGGTACAAGGAACTGAGAGATGTTGAGCGCCGACTCGATGCTACGATTACGCGCAAGCGCCTGGATATTGTTGACTACACTAGCCGCGGCTCCAAG CGATGCAAGACCCTTCGAGTTTGGATCAGCAACACGGTCGAGGATCAAATCTGGCAGAGCAACGGGCTAAATGTCGATTCTTTCGACTTTACTCCCAACATGGAGGCATCTTACCGGGTCAAGATCGAAGGCCGCCTTCTCGACGATGAAACCACCGAGGACGGCCAGgctgaggccgagggcgacACATCTGCAGAGGACAAGACGGAACAGGAAGGTGCTGATTCGGCGGCCCAGAAGGCCAAGTCTCAGCAGAAGCCTCGATTCTCGCACTTCTTCAAGTCCCTGACTGTCGATTTCGACCGTTCCCAGTTCCGAAACGGCGCCGAGCAAACAGTCGAGTGGAAGAAGCCCGATGCTCCACCTCGGAACCAGCCGGCTGCCAGCCTTCCTGCAGctgccgactttgacgagCTCACTTTCAAGAGGAACGGGGACGAGAACATGAACATTACCATCAACCTGTTCCGCCAGGAGACACCCGAGAGATACCAGCTCAGCCCCGAGCTTGCGGAAGTTGTCGACATGAAGGAGGCTACCCAGCAAGAAGCTGTGATGGGCCTGTGGGAGTACATCAAGCTTCTTGGACTgcaggaggacgaggagaagaggaactTCCGGTGTGACGAACCTCTGAAGAAG ATTGTGAGACAAGGCGATATCGGACATATTCCGATGCTTAATGACTATGTTACACAGCATCTTCGTCCTCTCGAACCTATCCGGCTCCCCTACACCATCCGGGTCGACCAAGATTTCCACAAAGATCCCCAGCCCACCATCTATGATATTCAGGTTCCCGTAGAAGATCCTCTACGAGATTCGCTGCTGCCCCTGCTCAACAACCCTCAGTATGTGACAATGCTGAAGGAGGTGACCGGACTCGACGACCAGCTTGCTCGGGTAGTCCAGGCCGTTGCCgtttccaaggccaagcacaCCTTCTTCCAGTCCCTCAGCGAAGACCCCGCCAACTTTGTCAAGAACTGGCTCAGCTCACAGAAGAGAGACCTCGAGGTCATCATGGGAGAGGCACCAAGAGGCGGCGGCGAACATGCCTCGGGCGATGAGTGGCGAAAGGGTGGCAAGGACAGTGTCTGGGCTACCCAGAACGCCCGAGAAAGTGTCAACGTCCTGCTCTCCAAGCAGCGCTGA